In Rutidosis leptorrhynchoides isolate AG116_Rl617_1_P2 chromosome 2, CSIRO_AGI_Rlap_v1, whole genome shotgun sequence, one genomic interval encodes:
- the LOC139889343 gene encoding protein ALP1-like, with product MHWAWKNCPVAWKGQYTRGDHDHPMIMLEAVASYDMWIWHAFFGMAGSNNDINVLNHSPLFDSLRKDRAAPSPFEVNENQYPIGYYLADGIYPDWTTLIKGYTTPIEEPRKKITKFQASARKDVERTFGVLQGRFAILKTPAQVMSVNKMRRIMYSCIIMHNMIQEDNGFALSTWEQEWLDKPENRPRRNIRRRVKDRRSREKEIRDRDVHDQLREDLTVHIWNLPPNFRSMHN from the coding sequence ATGCATTGGGCATGGAAAAATTGTCCCGTTGCATGGAAAGGTCAATATACGAGAGGTGATCACGATCACCCGATGATCATGCTTGAAGCGGTTGCTTCATACGATATGTGGATATGGCATGCGTTTTTTGGGATGGCGGGTTCAAACAATGACATTAATGTGTTAAATCATTCTCCGTTGTTTGATTCTCTTCGTAAGGATAGAGCCGCACCTTCACCGTTTGAAGTAAACGAAAACCAGTATCCCATTGGTTACTACTTGGCGGACGGGATATATCCCGATTGGACAACACTAATAAAGGGGTATACGACTCCTATTGAAGAGCCTAGGAAAAAAATTACTAAATTTCAAGCGAGTGCTAGAAAGGATGTTGAGCGTACATTTGGTGTTTTACAAGGTCGGTTTGCAATTTTAAAAACACCGGCACAAGTTATGAGTGTTAATAAGATGAGAAGGATAATGTATAGTTGTATTATTATGCACAACATGATACAAGAAGATAACGGGTTTGCGTTAAGTACTTGGGAACAAGAATGGTTAGATAAACCTGAAAACCGGCCTCGTCGCAATATTCGGAGAAGGGTCAAAGATCGTCGATCACGAGAGAAAGAGATTCGCGATCGAGACGTGCACGATCAACTTCGTGAAGATTTAACGGTTCATATATGGAACCTCCCGCCAAACTTTCGCTCGATGCATAACTAG
- the LOC139889344 gene encoding uncharacterized protein, with translation MVKKLHDVHTCSRTQIMGNNKHATKKVLGSILMDSFKAANREYKPKDIRDDVANRFRVSVSYNQALRAKCQAIEMLRGSSDDSFRMLPIYLHNLKIHNPGTITNLVTDKENKFVMCYMSIGVVIRSFVQHVRPIIIVDAAHLKGGYLGTNLVAVAMDGNNGILPLAYGIGEGETNSVWSWFFGNLRDHLMSYGMVDRMSEITFISDRAASIAHGIANVFPEAFHAHCARHLFMNIKTKSNKMKFFEWHFWKMVKAYRASDFHDHLDVFRRRLKASYKVLCEDGINRWSRSQSTHIRYSYLTSNSVESINSLSRHARKLPVCMLFEFFRCSIQDWYFKHRNKSVSLTSPVTPYVERESTSQRARNTTSKAKETVEPSQAYQSQFYPTRKDARRTLRLLNKKAQRRKNHLAPASKYEAQGRKKDLASTAITGRKVARSDYTPLRLQKYSYGPVHSLQHLQFYTQIT, from the exons atggttaaaaagttgcatgacgtacacacttgctcacgcacacaaattatgggaaacaataaacatgctactaaaaaggtgttgggtagtattcttatggattcgttcaaggctgctaatcgagagtataaaccaaaagatatacgtgatgatgtagcTAATCGGTTTAGAGTGAGTGTATCATACAATCAAGCATTGAGGGCCAAGTGTCAAGCAATAGAGATGTTACGTGGCAGTAGTGATGACTCCTTTAGAATGCTTCCCATTTACCTTCATAACCTTAAGATCCACAACCCGGGGACCATCACCAATTTGGTTACCGATAAAGAAAATAAATTTGTGATGTGTTACATGTCCATTGGAGTAGTT attcgatcatttgtgcaacatgtccgcccgataatcatcgtcgatgctgcacatttaaagggtgggtacctgggtactaatttagttgctgttgcgatggatggcaataatggaattttgccattggcttatggaattggtgaaggcgagacaaacagtgtttggtcatggttttttggtaacctaagagatcatttaatgagttatggtatggttgatcgtatgtcagagattacttttatttctgatcgtgctgctTCAATAGCACACGGCATTGCAAACGTGTTTCCGGAAGCGTTTCACGCTCATTGTGCACGTCATTTATTCATGAACATCAAAACTAAATCCAACAAGATGAAATTCTTCGAATGGCACTTTTGGAAAATGGTTAAGGCGTACCGTGCGTCGGATTTTCATGATCATCTGGATGTATTTCGAAGGAGATTGAAAGCGTCTTATAAAGTTCTATGTGAGGATGGTATCAATAGATGGTCCAGAAGTCAATCTACTCAtattaggtattcataccttacaagcaacagtgtagagtctataaactctctatcaagacatgctcgtaaactacccgtttgcatgttgttcgaattttttcgttgttcaatacaggattggtatttcaaacatcgtaacaaatcagttagtcttacttcaccggttactccatatgttgaac GTGAATCAACTTCTCAACGGGCAAGAAACACAACCTCGAAGGCGAAAGAGACAGTCGAACCATCTCAAGCTTATCAATCTCAGTTTTATCCAAC gcgcaaggacgcaagaagaaCCTTGCGCCTGCTTAATAAAAAGGCGCAAAGACGCAAGAATCACCTTGCGCCTGCTTCTAAATACGAGGCGCAAGGCCGCAAGAAGGACCTTGCGTCTACGGCTATTAcgggacgcaaggtcgcaaggtctgaTTACACACCTTTGCGCCTTCAAAAATACAGTTACGGACCTGTTCACAGTTTACAACATTTACAGTTTTATACACAAATTACATAA